A region from the Gossypium hirsutum isolate 1008001.06 chromosome A08, Gossypium_hirsutum_v2.1, whole genome shotgun sequence genome encodes:
- the LOC107930480 gene encoding probable F-box protein At3g61730 isoform X3 yields MIWRVASYIYQEISNVLLSKSIERMRKRLKRTKGICSCSSPRCINHSTFNWYEQDLWTYIARFLDGRSLVMLGATNKWFNSVIMQDCIWKFTCLRDLQVPDPGHVAFSWSKLYASVVDGSHSFIFRQQEKHIDWMRIGAFSFDSEVAFLSQRMSASVKILKQENIDDMLQSYGSCLLRKIKTGIWIADLQLVRCPVCDQEKCEGTMQMLDARHIELFLNQGFQDGSWDYELVGSHEIKKKVRGAYGAIFDFKYLTSKSTAGIFDYKSWIGQPNDFQPKAIIALHAVAVNTNLQENQGVLIKYHTMRAGAEGEIVSIRISQQLL; encoded by the exons ATGATTTGGCGCGTCGCTTCCTATATATACCAAGAGATTTCCAATGTGCTTCTTTCAAAATCAATTGAAAGAATGAGGAAGCGATTGAAGAGAACGAAGGGAATTTGCAGTTGCTCTTCTCCTCGTTGCATCAATCACTCTACCTTCAATTG GTATGAGCAGGATCTATGGACATACATAGCCAGGTTTTTGGATGGACGATCATTGGTGATGCTGGGAGCTACTaataaatggttcaacagtgttATCATGCAAGATTGTATATGGAAGTTTACATGCTTGAGGGATCTTCAGGTTCCTGATCCTGGTCACGTAGCATTCAGTTGGTCCAAGCTCTATGCTTCAGTTGTTG ATGGAAGTCACTCTTTCATTTTCCGCCAGCAGGAGAAACACATTG ATTGGATGCGGATTGGGGCGTTTTCATTCGATTCCGAAGTAGCATTTCTGAGCCAAAGGATGAGTGCATCTGTGAAAATCCTAAAACAGGAAAATATAGATGATATGTTGCAGTCTTACGGCTCGTGTCTGCTAAGGAAAATCAAGACCGGAATCTGGATAGCTG atttacaaCTTGTTCGATGCCCAGTATGTGACCAAGAAAAATGTGAAG GAACAATGCAGATGTTAGATGCAAGGCATATTGAGCTGTTCCTTAACCAAGGGTTCCAGGATGGGAGTTGGGACTATGAACTCGTTGGATCTCATGAAATCAAAAAGAAAGTACGAGGAGCTTATGGAGCTATTTTTGACTTCAAGTACCTCACAAGCAAGTCAACTGCGG GGATCTTCGATTATAAGTCATGGATAGGACAACCCAATGACTTTCAACCAAAAGCAATCATTGCTCTTCATGCAGTCGCAGTCAACACCAATTTACAAGAAAATCAAG GCGTCTTAATAAAGTACCATACCATGAGAGCTGGAGCTGAAGGGGAAATTGTTTCAATCAGAATCTCTCAACAACTCCTTTGA
- the LOC107930480 gene encoding probable F-box protein At3g61730 isoform X1, with protein MIWRVASYIYQEISNVLLSKSIERMRKRLKRTKGICSCSSPRCINHSTFNWYEQDLWTYIARFLDGRSLVMLGATNKWFNSVIMQDCIWKFTCLRDLQVPDPGHVAFSWSKLYASVVDGSHSFIFRQQEKHIDWMRIGAFSFDSEVAFLSQRMSASVKILKQENIDDMLQSYGSCLLRKIKTGIWIADLQLVRCPVCDQEKCEGTMQMLDARHIELFLNQGFQDGSWDYELVGSHEIKKKVRGAYGAIFDFKYLTSKSTAGIFDYKSWIGQPNDFQPKAIIALHAVAVNTNLQENQEAGVLIKYHTMRAGAEGEIVSIRISQQLL; from the exons ATGATTTGGCGCGTCGCTTCCTATATATACCAAGAGATTTCCAATGTGCTTCTTTCAAAATCAATTGAAAGAATGAGGAAGCGATTGAAGAGAACGAAGGGAATTTGCAGTTGCTCTTCTCCTCGTTGCATCAATCACTCTACCTTCAATTG GTATGAGCAGGATCTATGGACATACATAGCCAGGTTTTTGGATGGACGATCATTGGTGATGCTGGGAGCTACTaataaatggttcaacagtgttATCATGCAAGATTGTATATGGAAGTTTACATGCTTGAGGGATCTTCAGGTTCCTGATCCTGGTCACGTAGCATTCAGTTGGTCCAAGCTCTATGCTTCAGTTGTTG ATGGAAGTCACTCTTTCATTTTCCGCCAGCAGGAGAAACACATTG ATTGGATGCGGATTGGGGCGTTTTCATTCGATTCCGAAGTAGCATTTCTGAGCCAAAGGATGAGTGCATCTGTGAAAATCCTAAAACAGGAAAATATAGATGATATGTTGCAGTCTTACGGCTCGTGTCTGCTAAGGAAAATCAAGACCGGAATCTGGATAGCTG atttacaaCTTGTTCGATGCCCAGTATGTGACCAAGAAAAATGTGAAG GAACAATGCAGATGTTAGATGCAAGGCATATTGAGCTGTTCCTTAACCAAGGGTTCCAGGATGGGAGTTGGGACTATGAACTCGTTGGATCTCATGAAATCAAAAAGAAAGTACGAGGAGCTTATGGAGCTATTTTTGACTTCAAGTACCTCACAAGCAAGTCAACTGCGG GGATCTTCGATTATAAGTCATGGATAGGACAACCCAATGACTTTCAACCAAAAGCAATCATTGCTCTTCATGCAGTCGCAGTCAACACCAATTTACAAGAAAATCAAG AAGCAGGCGTCTTAATAAAGTACCATACCATGAGAGCTGGAGCTGAAGGGGAAATTGTTTCAATCAGAATCTCTCAACAACTCCTTTGA
- the LOC107930480 gene encoding probable F-box protein At3g61730 isoform X2 yields the protein MIWRVASYIYQEISNVLLSKSIERMRKRLKRTKGICSCSSPRCINHSTFNWYEQDLWTYIARFLDGRSLVMLGATNKWFNSVIMQDCIWKFTCLRDLQVPDPGHVAFSWSKLYASVVDGSHSFIFRQQEKHIDWMRIGAFSFDSEVAFLSQRMSASVKILKQENIDDMLQSYGSCLLRKIKTGIWIADLQLVRCPVCDQEKCEGTMQMLDARHIELFLNQGFQDGSWDYELVGSHEIKKKVRGAYGAIFDFKYLTSKSTAGIFDYKSWIGQPNDFQPKAIIALHAVAVNTNLQENQAGVLIKYHTMRAGAEGEIVSIRISQQLL from the exons ATGATTTGGCGCGTCGCTTCCTATATATACCAAGAGATTTCCAATGTGCTTCTTTCAAAATCAATTGAAAGAATGAGGAAGCGATTGAAGAGAACGAAGGGAATTTGCAGTTGCTCTTCTCCTCGTTGCATCAATCACTCTACCTTCAATTG GTATGAGCAGGATCTATGGACATACATAGCCAGGTTTTTGGATGGACGATCATTGGTGATGCTGGGAGCTACTaataaatggttcaacagtgttATCATGCAAGATTGTATATGGAAGTTTACATGCTTGAGGGATCTTCAGGTTCCTGATCCTGGTCACGTAGCATTCAGTTGGTCCAAGCTCTATGCTTCAGTTGTTG ATGGAAGTCACTCTTTCATTTTCCGCCAGCAGGAGAAACACATTG ATTGGATGCGGATTGGGGCGTTTTCATTCGATTCCGAAGTAGCATTTCTGAGCCAAAGGATGAGTGCATCTGTGAAAATCCTAAAACAGGAAAATATAGATGATATGTTGCAGTCTTACGGCTCGTGTCTGCTAAGGAAAATCAAGACCGGAATCTGGATAGCTG atttacaaCTTGTTCGATGCCCAGTATGTGACCAAGAAAAATGTGAAG GAACAATGCAGATGTTAGATGCAAGGCATATTGAGCTGTTCCTTAACCAAGGGTTCCAGGATGGGAGTTGGGACTATGAACTCGTTGGATCTCATGAAATCAAAAAGAAAGTACGAGGAGCTTATGGAGCTATTTTTGACTTCAAGTACCTCACAAGCAAGTCAACTGCGG GGATCTTCGATTATAAGTCATGGATAGGACAACCCAATGACTTTCAACCAAAAGCAATCATTGCTCTTCATGCAGTCGCAGTCAACACCAATTTACAAGAAAATCAAG CAGGCGTCTTAATAAAGTACCATACCATGAGAGCTGGAGCTGAAGGGGAAATTGTTTCAATCAGAATCTCTCAACAACTCCTTTGA